The following is a genomic window from Micromonospora cathayae.
GCAGTCGTCCGGCGATGCCCGGGTCGAACTCCCGTTCGGGCTCGCCCTCGGCGAACAGGTCCTCAGCCAACGTCACGGCCCTACGGTACTGAACCTGGCTGGGAACACCGCCAGTCAGCCGGCCAGCAGCAGATCGGCACGCTGTTGGAAGTCCCTGACAGCGGCCTGCTGTCCATGCGTCGCGAGCTGCTGACTGATTCGCACCAGATGTTCGTGAGATCGACGGGAGGCCAATCCAGCGGCGGACTCAAGCGCCCTCGTCGCAAAGGCGCAAGATTGCTCCACATCGCCCTCAAGCAGCGCCACCCGTGCCAGTTGAACCGCGCCATAGATGCGGCGGCGAGCCTGGCCCTTGGTGTCATCCCTGATCAGGGCAAACATCCGGCGGGCTTGCTGCGTTTTACCCAGATCGACCCAGCAGGTGCCCGCGTGGCTGACGAAGAGGGCTTCTCCCCAGTGCCCGCTCCAGGCTGGCCGATCCCCGCCGTCGATCTGGTGAAAAGTTCGCTCGGCTCGCAGCAGAGCGGCGGTACAACCCGCTTCGTCGCCCTGCGCGGCAAATGCGCGCGCTTCGAAAACACATGCCTCGGTGATTGCCACCGCTACGCCGGTTCGACTGCTTGCCTCGCGAGCCACCTGCGCGAGCCTGAGCGCGTGATCGGGTCGTCGCAGATGAAGCGCCTGGTCGGCCATGCTGGTCAGAACGTAGGCGGCGTAGGCACGGTCACCTGCCGCCTCAGCGAAACGCAGCGCCTGGACGAAGTACCTTTGTGCCAGGGAATGCCGCGAGGTGTCGTAAGCCATCCAGCCGACAAGCTCACACAGGATCGCCGTCGCGCTGAAAAGGTCGCGTTCGACACGGGCGGGCTTCACAGCGTAGATCTTCGGAAGGACCCGGTCCCTCAGATACCTCACAGCCATCAGTCGGCAGTGATCTCCGCCGA
Proteins encoded in this region:
- a CDS encoding helix-turn-helix domain-containing protein — translated: MTPLRQARNDKGWSKSRLAHELERLAQGRHALATRASLLRMISAWESGERDASDPYRSLLCEAYGLEAVELGLSGSVDRVRSDAGLAYQASLNRAASSLDDLTRFDDMGHTAVTRGRYIPDALSAACLDWLFGSSVTDLPNRGGAVTGHDIEEMRTMTSTFDGLDRKFGGDHCRLMAVRYLRDRVLPKIYAVKPARVERDLFSATAILCELVGWMAYDTSRHSLAQRYFVQALRFAEAAGDRAYAAYVLTSMADQALHLRRPDHALRLAQVAREASSRTGVAVAITEACVFEARAFAAQGDEAGCTAALLRAERTFHQIDGGDRPAWSGHWGEALFVSHAGTCWVDLGKTQQARRMFALIRDDTKGQARRRIYGAVQLARVALLEGDVEQSCAFATRALESAAGLASRRSHEHLVRISQQLATHGQQAAVRDFQQRADLLLAG